In a genomic window of Helianthus annuus cultivar XRQ/B chromosome 10, HanXRQr2.0-SUNRISE, whole genome shotgun sequence:
- the LOC110885375 gene encoding protein FATTY ACID EXPORT 1, chloroplastic isoform X4, with amino-acid sequence MSSTLSQLSCFSSIQNRFHLANRSRPNLLQTAIYCSGSKSALKYTTKASKSDNDLLEKPSSNVEEYDAGVLTQHVDSEPKRAAKIHDFCFGIPYGGIVLGGGLVGFLFTRNFSSLMSGGLYGGALLALSVFSLKVWGQGHSSVPFILGQAGIAAALLWKNMQTYSLTKKLLPTGFNIFISGAMLCFYAYVVLSGGNPPPKKLKSAAAAPS; translated from the exons atgTCATCAACTCTCTCCCAATTGTCATGTTTTTCTTCGATCCAGAACCGATTTCATCTCGCCAATCGATCACGCCCCAATCTT TTACAAACTGCCATATACTGTTCAGGTAGCAAGTCCGCTTTAAAGTATACGACAAAAGCATCAAAATCAGATAATGATTTACTAGAGAAACCCAGTTCAAATGTAGAAGAATACGACGCTGGTGTACTGACACAACATGTTGACAGCGAGCCAAAAAGAGCAGCAAAGATTCATGACTTCTGTTTCGGAATTCCTTATG GTGGGATTGTTTTAGGTGGGGGGCTTGTCGGTTTTTTGTTCACAAGGAATTTCAGTAGTTTGATGTCTGGTGGACTTTACGGTGGTGCTTTGCTGGCACTTAGCGTTTTCAGTTTGAAGGTCTGGGGACAAGGACATTCTAGTGTGCCGTTCATACTTGGGCAAGCAG GAATTGCGGCTGCTCTCCTTTGGAAGAACATGCAGACCTACTCATTA ACTAAGAAACTACTACCAACTGGATTCAATATATTCATAAG TGGTGCAATGTTATGCTTCTATGCTTATGTGGTGCTCTCTGGTGGAAACCCACCTCCAAAGAAGCTGAAATCTGCTGCTGCAGCCCCATCTTAA
- the LOC110885375 gene encoding protein FATTY ACID EXPORT 1, chloroplastic isoform X3, protein MSSTLSQLSCFSSIQNRFHLANRSRPNLVRLQLQTAIYCSGSKSALKYTTKASKSDNDLLEKPSSNVEEYDAGVLTQHVDSEPKRAAKIHDFCFGIPYGGIVLGGGLVGFLFTRNFSSLMSGGLYGGALLALSVFSLKVWGQGHSSVPFILGQAGIAAALLWKNMQTYSLTKKLLPTGFNIFISGAMLCFYAYVVLSGGNPPPKKLKSAAAAPS, encoded by the exons atgTCATCAACTCTCTCCCAATTGTCATGTTTTTCTTCGATCCAGAACCGATTTCATCTCGCCAATCGATCACGCCCCAATCTTGTTCGTTTACAG TTACAAACTGCCATATACTGTTCAGGTAGCAAGTCCGCTTTAAAGTATACGACAAAAGCATCAAAATCAGATAATGATTTACTAGAGAAACCCAGTTCAAATGTAGAAGAATACGACGCTGGTGTACTGACACAACATGTTGACAGCGAGCCAAAAAGAGCAGCAAAGATTCATGACTTCTGTTTCGGAATTCCTTATG GTGGGATTGTTTTAGGTGGGGGGCTTGTCGGTTTTTTGTTCACAAGGAATTTCAGTAGTTTGATGTCTGGTGGACTTTACGGTGGTGCTTTGCTGGCACTTAGCGTTTTCAGTTTGAAGGTCTGGGGACAAGGACATTCTAGTGTGCCGTTCATACTTGGGCAAGCAG GAATTGCGGCTGCTCTCCTTTGGAAGAACATGCAGACCTACTCATTA ACTAAGAAACTACTACCAACTGGATTCAATATATTCATAAG TGGTGCAATGTTATGCTTCTATGCTTATGTGGTGCTCTCTGGTGGAAACCCACCTCCAAAGAAGCTGAAATCTGCTGCTGCAGCCCCATCTTAA
- the LOC110885376 gene encoding uncharacterized protein LOC110885376, which translates to MEFNSADDVSGTKKEPETVEDKGSGDVNMEASNDDDVMRAGGFGARDDISSFLPVASDSTDFEASLRDARQYEEPQKDVCRPGLGWNKEDVKKKKKEQD; encoded by the exons ATGGAGTTTAATTCGGCTGATG ATGTCAGCGGCACAAAGAAGGAACCAGAAACAGTTGAAGACAAGGGCTCTGGTGATGTGAATATGGAAGCTTCTAATGATGATGATGTAATGAGGGCAGGGGGCTTTGGTGCTAGAGATGATATAAGCAGTTTTCTTCCGGTTGCCAGTGACTCCACCGATTTCGAAGCGTCTTTACGCGATGCTCGACAGTATGAAGAGCCTCAGAAGGATGTTTGTAGACCAGGGTTGGGATGGAACAAGGAAgatgtgaagaagaagaagaaggaacaAGATTAG
- the LOC110885375 gene encoding protein FATTY ACID EXPORT 1, chloroplastic isoform X2, with translation MSSTLSQLSCFSSIQNRFHLANRSRPNLATLQMLPLQLQTAIYCSGSKSALKYTTKASKSDNDLLEKPSSNVEEYDAGVLTQHVDSEPKRAAKIHDFCFGIPYGGIVLGGGLVGFLFTRNFSSLMSGGLYGGALLALSVFSLKVWGQGHSSVPFILGQAGIAAALLWKNMQTYSLTKKLLPTGFNIFISGAMLCFYAYVVLSGGNPPPKKLKSAAAAPS, from the exons atgTCATCAACTCTCTCCCAATTGTCATGTTTTTCTTCGATCCAGAACCGATTTCATCTCGCCAATCGATCACGCCCCAATCTT GCGACATTGCAAATGTTACCTTTGCAGTTACAAACTGCCATATACTGTTCAGGTAGCAAGTCCGCTTTAAAGTATACGACAAAAGCATCAAAATCAGATAATGATTTACTAGAGAAACCCAGTTCAAATGTAGAAGAATACGACGCTGGTGTACTGACACAACATGTTGACAGCGAGCCAAAAAGAGCAGCAAAGATTCATGACTTCTGTTTCGGAATTCCTTATG GTGGGATTGTTTTAGGTGGGGGGCTTGTCGGTTTTTTGTTCACAAGGAATTTCAGTAGTTTGATGTCTGGTGGACTTTACGGTGGTGCTTTGCTGGCACTTAGCGTTTTCAGTTTGAAGGTCTGGGGACAAGGACATTCTAGTGTGCCGTTCATACTTGGGCAAGCAG GAATTGCGGCTGCTCTCCTTTGGAAGAACATGCAGACCTACTCATTA ACTAAGAAACTACTACCAACTGGATTCAATATATTCATAAG TGGTGCAATGTTATGCTTCTATGCTTATGTGGTGCTCTCTGGTGGAAACCCACCTCCAAAGAAGCTGAAATCTGCTGCTGCAGCCCCATCTTAA
- the LOC110885375 gene encoding protein FATTY ACID EXPORT 1, chloroplastic isoform X1 → MSSTLSQLSCFSSIQNRFHLANRSRPNLVRLQATLQMLPLQLQTAIYCSGSKSALKYTTKASKSDNDLLEKPSSNVEEYDAGVLTQHVDSEPKRAAKIHDFCFGIPYGGIVLGGGLVGFLFTRNFSSLMSGGLYGGALLALSVFSLKVWGQGHSSVPFILGQAGIAAALLWKNMQTYSLTKKLLPTGFNIFISGAMLCFYAYVVLSGGNPPPKKLKSAAAAPS, encoded by the exons atgTCATCAACTCTCTCCCAATTGTCATGTTTTTCTTCGATCCAGAACCGATTTCATCTCGCCAATCGATCACGCCCCAATCTTGTTCGTTTACAG GCGACATTGCAAATGTTACCTTTGCAGTTACAAACTGCCATATACTGTTCAGGTAGCAAGTCCGCTTTAAAGTATACGACAAAAGCATCAAAATCAGATAATGATTTACTAGAGAAACCCAGTTCAAATGTAGAAGAATACGACGCTGGTGTACTGACACAACATGTTGACAGCGAGCCAAAAAGAGCAGCAAAGATTCATGACTTCTGTTTCGGAATTCCTTATG GTGGGATTGTTTTAGGTGGGGGGCTTGTCGGTTTTTTGTTCACAAGGAATTTCAGTAGTTTGATGTCTGGTGGACTTTACGGTGGTGCTTTGCTGGCACTTAGCGTTTTCAGTTTGAAGGTCTGGGGACAAGGACATTCTAGTGTGCCGTTCATACTTGGGCAAGCAG GAATTGCGGCTGCTCTCCTTTGGAAGAACATGCAGACCTACTCATTA ACTAAGAAACTACTACCAACTGGATTCAATATATTCATAAG TGGTGCAATGTTATGCTTCTATGCTTATGTGGTGCTCTCTGGTGGAAACCCACCTCCAAAGAAGCTGAAATCTGCTGCTGCAGCCCCATCTTAA